TTCGTCAATACCGGTAAATAAATCAGGTAAACATCTTACATAATCCTCTAAGATTTCTTTTGCATCTTCTTTATCTAGCCCTGAAATTTCAGCAAAATTATCAATATAATCATCTATTATACTATTAAAGTTTATAGTGATTTCTCTAGTTTTAGTATTTGACTCTATCATACTAAACATAAGCTCAAAATTAATAGGTTTACTTATATAATAATCCATACCTGCCTGAATACATTTCTCACTATCGCCTTCCATAGCATTAGCTGTCATTGCAATTATTGTTGTATGCTTTTTTTCTCCTTCAAGTTCCCTTATTCTAGCGGTACTCTCATAACCATCCATAACTGGCATTTGGCAATCCATGAAAACCACATCATAATCTCTTTCTAATACTGCTTTCACTGCTTCACTACCATTTACTGCTATATCACAAGTCATTTCTCTAGATTTTAGTATACCAATAACTATTTTACGATTAATTTCATTATCTTCAACTAATAAAATCTTTGGTTTTAATGAATGCTTAATCTCTTTAACAGTATGCTTTATAACGACTTCTTGTTCTTCTTCATGATCTTCTTCAAGTCCCAATAATATGGCAATACAACTAATTAAGTCGTCCTTTCTAATAGGTTTTGATAGATACGATGAAAAACCATATTCTTTAGCTGCTTTACTATCTACAATTTTAGCTGATGAAGTTAAAAGAATTAATTTTATATCCTTTGCAATTGGTATACTCTTTAATGTGGTTGCTAATTCATATGCTGTCATATCAGACATTCTGTAGTCTACAATAGCAACATCAATTTTATTTTTTGAATTCGAATTTTTAATAACTGTAGTAATTGCATCCCCTGCATCTTTAGCTTCAAATAAGTTAATATCTGCTCCATGAAAATATGATTTTATAGATTCTCTATTATTATCATTACCATCTACAACAAGGATGTTTACTCCCTTAAGTTTTTCAAGATCAAATTTTGGTTCTGAAGATCTTTTGGCTATCTTTAAGTTCACATTAAATTTAAAAGTTGAACCTTTTCCAAATTCGCTTTCAACGTTCATTTCACCATCCATCATTTTTACCAATTCACTCGATATAGCAAGTCCTAATCCAGTTCCACCATACTTTCTTGTAGTAGACGCATCCGCTTGGTTGAATGATTGAAATAACTTATGAATATCTTCCTTACGTATTCCTATTCCTGTGTCTTTTACTTCAAAATAAAGATTAGCCATATCATTTTCTTTCTCTTCATAATCAACAGAAACAGAAATATCACCGCTTTCTGTAAATTTAACCGCATTGCTTATAAGGTTATTTAATATCTGTCTAATCCTTGATGGATCTCCTATAACTTCTTCTGGTACACCATCTTTAATCATTACATAGATTTCAAGTCCTTTTTCAACTGCTTTATGAGAAAGAAGTGAAACTGCATCTTCAATAGTTGTTCTTAAGTTAAATTTAATACTTTCCATTACAAGTTTTTTAGCTTCGATTTTAGAAAAGTCTAATATATCATTTATAATATATAGTAAAATTTCAGATGCTGATTTTGCTTCACGTATGAATTCCTCCTGCTCTAAAGATAGTTCAGTAGTTTGGAGTAATTCAAGGAAACCAAATATTCCATTCATCGGCGTTCTAATTTCATGGGACATGTTAGCTAAAAATTGACTCTTAGCAACATTAGCTGCCTCTGCCTGCTCCTTTGCCTTTAATAATTCTTTTTCAGCCTTACGTTGCTCAGTGATATCCTCAGCTGTACATACAAGGTATTTTGTATTCCCAGCTTCATCCCTATAAGGATTACTATTAATTTGAAGCAGCCTCTTTTCTCCTTTACCATTTTCAAGTTCAATTTCAGTTTTTGAAGGTTCATTCTTTCTAAACAAATCCCAATTGAGCTCAGATAATTTATTGGCAATATCAATGCTAAATATATCGTATAAATCCTGATATTCTAAATCACTTTTGTTTAATCCAAAAAACTCAGCATGAGCTTCATTTACTGTTGCATATGAAGTAATATTCTTTAATGCCCAAATCTGTGATTCGCAATTATTAAGTAAAATAGCTTGCCCATCAAGTATTGATTCATATTCCTTTTCCTTTGTTAATCTCGCTCTTGTATTAGAAAACGCGCGTGAAATATCAGTTAATATTTTGATTTGTTCTTCTTCCCATTGTACACTCTCTGACAGACTTTCATACCCAATAAAACCTATTAATTTATTTTCACTTTTTAATGGAATTATAAGTGCAGCCTTTATGCCTTCATTATTAAAAACTTCAGTTTCAAATACAGCATCCTTTGGAAGTTCCTCAGTACTATTTATTGCAACAAAATCGCTGCTCTTAATTTCACGCATAAGCCATGGAAGGGCATATACCACTTCTTCCTCTTCAACCGTTCTCTTTGGGCGTATACCTTCATTATTCCATTGACATTCTATTTTCATAAAAGTGGGATCTTTAGAAAAATAGTAAATATAAATTCTATCTAAATTAAAAAATGTTCCTACTTCCTCCAAAGAATTTTTCAATCTATTTTGATAATTAATCCAATCTACATCCAAAAATTTATGAAACGTATTATAAATCTGCTTTAGATAGTCATTGGAATAACTAATATTTGTAGTTTTACTCCCATCACCCATACATCTCTCCCCCAATCTAAATATCACAAGTCTTTGCGATAAAAAGAGTTAATTCCTTTAGCAAATCCATTTCATAAGGTTCTAATAATATATTTCCACTTTTATCATATATAATTTTCACCACTGGACGCGTTGGCATTGAGTTATTTTGCCTTACTACAAGCCCTTTTTCATTGGAACTCAATACAACTCCACTTCCAGTTGGAAATGCTGCTATATTCATTGTGAATTTATTTACAATTTCAGCATCAAAATAGACGTTGCTCATTCCAACAAGATATTCTATCGTTTCTGATACTGGTTTTGGTTCATTATTATTCCTACCAGTTATTAAATTATCAAAAACATCACATATAGTTACTAGCTTTGCTATTTGATTTATTTCATCACCTTTTAATTTTAAAGGATAACCACTCCCATCAATTCGTTCATGATGCATTAGTGCTGCCACCTTAACAGTTGCATTCCAGACTTGCTGTTCCCCTAAAAAATCATATCCAACCTTTGGATGCATAACTTCAACATACTTATCTAGCTCATCCTTATCTGTATATTCAGCCAATATCTTCTTATCATTTAATAGTTTTATTTTACCTATATCATGCATTATTGCAGCTGAAGCAATATCTTTAAGCTTTAACATACTATATCCCATATGAGTACCTATTATTGTTGCCAATACACATACATTTACTGAATGAGAATACAAGTTGTTGTCACTTGAACTTATTTCTGACACATTTATCAATACGTTCTTATTTGAAATAATATCTTCAATTACTGAAGTTACAGAATCCATAACACTACTGCTATCAGTTTTACCTTCACGACAATACTTTCCAATCATTTCTTTAACTGCATGTTTGCCCATTTGTCTAGTTTTTTCAGAAATACTTTCTTCAATAACAACATTTTTTGACAAATCATCATCAATATATACTGATTGTATGCCTAATTCTTTGATTCTCTCAATATAATAAGGTCTCAGCTTTACTCCAACACTAAGTAAAACTCTACCACTTTCATCAAAAATTTGTTTTCCTAATATTTCATCACCCTTTAGGCTTGTAACACTTACAACTCTCATCTTATATCCACCTCCAAATGTACTGATTATTTTCCAATTCAACATTTAAAAGTTATTGTAAAAATAAACACATATTATGCTAAAAATGTCATATCCTCTTATTACAATTCCTTAAAGGAGATTACAATTATTAGCTGTCCTCTTTAATAATATTAGCATAATCTTACACTTTTGGCTACTTAAAAAGGCTGTCGAATTTCCCCAAATTATATTCACACGCAATAAAGGATGTGGTTTCAAAATACCCACATCCTTCTTAAAACAATCTTTAGTTTTTTATTGTACTTTTCCACCTTCAACTACAAGACTATCTTCAAATTCTGCCCCATAAACTGATTTTAAAGTTTCATCATAAGCCTTATGAATAAAATTTTCCTTACCTAAAGTTTCAAGTTCTGTATTTACCCAGTCTCTAAGTTCAGTATTTCCCTTAGTTACAGCTGGTGCTATCGTATCTGCACTTCCAAGCGATGCTATGCCAACAGTAAATCCAGGATTTTCTTTAGCCCATGCAATAACTTCTGTATTATCACTTAATATTGCATCCCCACGTTTATCTTTTAATGCTTGGAATATTTCTGAATATTGCTCATATTTCACTAAATCAACATCTGGATGATTTTTTGTCATATAAGTTTCTGCAGTTGTTCCTTTTGCTACGATAATTTTTTTACCTTTTAGCTGATCTTCTGAAGTAATTTTAGCCCCATCCGGTGAAACTACTCCAAGAGATACTTTCATATAAGGATTAGTAAAATCTACTTTTTGTTTTCTCTCATCAGTAACTGTAAAGTTTGCCATTATTATATCTACTTTCTTAGATTCTAAATATGACACTCTGCTAGCAGCATCAACTAAAACAAATTCAACCTTCGATTCATCTCCAAGAAGATCTTTTGCAAATCTCTTAGCAATATAAACATCAAACCCTTGATTTTTTCCATTCGAATCAACATATCCAAATGGGGCTTTATCGCTAAATACTCCTATTTTTATAGTCCCACGTTTTTTTATTTCATCAATTGAACTTGATGATGTAGTGCTTGAATTAGAGTCACCTTTATTTGCACTTGTAGCTGCTGAATTACCGCAACCTGTTAGCCCTCCAATTACTATAGTACTTAAAAGCAATGTTGCCATAATTTTTTTAATTCTTTTCATAATTATTCATCCCCCATTAATAATATTTAATATTGAAATATATTTAGAAAGTGCTTTGCACGTTCAGTCTTTGGATTTGTAAAAAATTCATCTGGTTTTGATTCTTCGCATATTCTACCATTATCCATAAAAATGATTCTATCTGCTACAGCTTCTGCAAACGCCATTTCATGAGTTACTATTACCATAGTCATTCCTTGCATAGCGAGCCCTAAAATAACATCTAAAACTTCTCTAACCATTTCAGGATCTAGAGAGGCAGTTACTTCATCAAATAAAATAATTTCTGGATTCATACACAAGGCTCTAACAATAGCAATTCTCTGCTTTTGACCTCCTGAAAGCTGACGAGGAAACGAGTCCTTTCTGTCTAATAACCCAACTTTATCTAATAGCTGTTCAGCTTGAGCAAGAGCTTCAGTTTTATCTCTTTTCTGAACCTTTAATGGCCCAAGTAGTATGTTTTCTATAACAGTCATATGAGGAAATAATTCGTAGTTTTGAAATACCATTCCTATTTTTTCGTGAATCTTCTGCCATTCTATATTTTTTGCTGTGAAGCTTGTATCCCCAAATTTTATGTCCCCTCCTTGAATTTTCTCAAGGCCATTTAGACAACGTAAAAGTGTACTTTTTCCACACCCTGAAGGTCCTAGAACAACTAAAACTTCACCCTTATGCAGAGTCAAATTAATCCCATTTAATATTTCTTTTTCATCATATTTTTTATGAATATCCTGAATTTCAAGCAAAACAGGACTATTATTCTTATTCATGCAATTCCTCCTAATCATTCCACTTTGCTTCTAATCTCTTTGATATTTTAGATAATGGAAAACATATTATAAAGTATAAGAAAAATATTAAACCATATATCCAAAATGAAGCAGTAGGAAATTGAAATCTAGAGCTTTCAATAATCTGTTGTCCAATTTTAACTACA
The window above is part of the Clostridium saccharoperbutylacetonicum N1-4(HMT) genome. Proteins encoded here:
- a CDS encoding response regulator, whose protein sequence is MGDGSKTTNISYSNDYLKQIYNTFHKFLDVDWINYQNRLKNSLEEVGTFFNLDRIYIYYFSKDPTFMKIECQWNNEGIRPKRTVEEEEVVYALPWLMREIKSSDFVAINSTEELPKDAVFETEVFNNEGIKAALIIPLKSENKLIGFIGYESLSESVQWEEEQIKILTDISRAFSNTRARLTKEKEYESILDGQAILLNNCESQIWALKNITSYATVNEAHAEFFGLNKSDLEYQDLYDIFSIDIANKLSELNWDLFRKNEPSKTEIELENGKGEKRLLQINSNPYRDEAGNTKYLVCTAEDITEQRKAEKELLKAKEQAEAANVAKSQFLANMSHEIRTPMNGIFGFLELLQTTELSLEQEEFIREAKSASEILLYIINDILDFSKIEAKKLVMESIKFNLRTTIEDAVSLLSHKAVEKGLEIYVMIKDGVPEEVIGDPSRIRQILNNLISNAVKFTESGDISVSVDYEEKENDMANLYFEVKDTGIGIRKEDIHKLFQSFNQADASTTRKYGGTGLGLAISSELVKMMDGEMNVESEFGKGSTFKFNVNLKIAKRSSEPKFDLEKLKGVNILVVDGNDNNRESIKSYFHGADINLFEAKDAGDAITTVIKNSNSKNKIDVAIVDYRMSDMTAYELATTLKSIPIAKDIKLILLTSSAKIVDSKAAKEYGFSSYLSKPIRKDDLISCIAILLGLEEDHEEEQEVVIKHTVKEIKHSLKPKILLVEDNEINRKIVIGILKSREMTCDIAVNGSEAVKAVLERDYDVVFMDCQMPVMDGYESTARIRELEGEKKHTTIIAMTANAMEGDSEKCIQAGMDYYISKPINFELMFSMIESNTKTREITINFNSIIDDYIDNFAEISGLDKEDAKEILEDYVRCLPDLFTGIDEAIENEDFEKMARLTHELKGSSGTLRIDSIHKLAIKLEEKSRKHEIEECVSIFTEMKKLFN
- a CDS encoding HD-GYP domain-containing protein; amino-acid sequence: MRVVSVTSLKGDEILGKQIFDESGRVLLSVGVKLRPYYIERIKELGIQSVYIDDDLSKNVVIEESISEKTRQMGKHAVKEMIGKYCREGKTDSSSVMDSVTSVIEDIISNKNVLINVSEISSSDNNLYSHSVNVCVLATIIGTHMGYSMLKLKDIASAAIMHDIGKIKLLNDKKILAEYTDKDELDKYVEVMHPKVGYDFLGEQQVWNATVKVAALMHHERIDGSGYPLKLKGDEINQIAKLVTICDVFDNLITGRNNNEPKPVSETIEYLVGMSNVYFDAEIVNKFTMNIAAFPTGSGVVLSSNEKGLVVRQNNSMPTRPVVKIIYDKSGNILLEPYEMDLLKELTLFIAKTCDI
- a CDS encoding cysteine ABC transporter substrate-binding protein, whose product is MKRIKKIMATLLLSTIVIGGLTGCGNSAATSANKGDSNSSTTSSSSIDEIKKRGTIKIGVFSDKAPFGYVDSNGKNQGFDVYIAKRFAKDLLGDESKVEFVLVDAASRVSYLESKKVDIIMANFTVTDERKQKVDFTNPYMKVSLGVVSPDGAKITSEDQLKGKKIIVAKGTTAETYMTKNHPDVDLVKYEQYSEIFQALKDKRGDAILSDNTEVIAWAKENPGFTVGIASLGSADTIAPAVTKGNTELRDWVNTELETLGKENFIHKAYDETLKSVYGAEFEDSLVVEGGKVQ
- a CDS encoding amino acid ABC transporter ATP-binding protein, yielding MNKNNSPVLLEIQDIHKKYDEKEILNGINLTLHKGEVLVVLGPSGCGKSTLLRCLNGLEKIQGGDIKFGDTSFTAKNIEWQKIHEKIGMVFQNYELFPHMTVIENILLGPLKVQKRDKTEALAQAEQLLDKVGLLDRKDSFPRQLSGGQKQRIAIVRALCMNPEIILFDEVTASLDPEMVREVLDVILGLAMQGMTMVIVTHEMAFAEAVADRIIFMDNGRICEESKPDEFFTNPKTERAKHFLNIFQY